Proteins from a genomic interval of Acidobacteriota bacterium:
- a CDS encoding HNH endonuclease, translating into MLRDALPVARPEMLEAGHAEIRVEYEGERRLTHGMTVEQPASARWRGIRVEPEVGRSGYVRPSWNVRDTDIYREDGSPDCTAYTQTPITTVGTGDGLDREHIVALAEAWDSRPAGFDQATLRRIAEDHDNLTLATASANRSKGARDAAEWRPEHNGAWMANRVVEVKREYDLSVDEAERDWLERLLGSGPDEITCSGGGGTAADHPPVQTYRNCTLMREAGWNRGVNRDGGTYRDSWDDAEMRTYELNTSRDRDRDGHACE; encoded by the coding sequence GTGCTGCGGGATGCTCTTCCCGTCGCCCGTCCCGAAATGCTCGAAGCTGGCCATGCGGAGATCCGCGTCGAGTACGAGGGCGAGCGCCGCCTGACGCACGGCATGACGGTGGAGCAGCCCGCGAGCGCGCGGTGGCGAGGGATCCGGGTCGAACCGGAGGTGGGTCGAAGCGGGTACGTCAGGCCGTCATGGAACGTGCGGGACACGGACATCTACAGGGAGGACGGCTCGCCGGACTGCACGGCGTACACGCAGACGCCGATCACGACTGTCGGCACCGGCGACGGCCTGGACCGCGAGCACATCGTAGCTCTGGCCGAAGCATGGGACAGCCGGCCGGCGGGATTCGATCAGGCGACGCTGCGGCGGATTGCGGAGGACCACGACAACCTGACGCTGGCGACGGCGAGCGCGAACCGGAGCAAGGGCGCCAGGGACGCTGCCGAATGGCGTCCGGAGCACAACGGCGCCTGGATGGCGAACCGCGTTGTAGAGGTCAAGCGGGAGTACGATCTGAGCGTCGATGAGGCGGAACGCGACTGGCTTGAGCGGCTGCTCGGCTCAGGCCCGGACGAGATCACGTGTAGCGGTGGCGGCGGCACGGCGGCGGATCACCCGCCAGTGCAGACGTACCGGAACTGCACGCTGATGAGGGAGGCCGGCTGGAACCGTGGCGTCAACCGGGATGGCGGGACGTACAGGGACTCCTGGGACGATGCCGAGATGCGGACCTACGAGTTGAACACCTCCCGGGATCGGGACCGGGACGGCCACGCCTGCGAGTGA